In Musa acuminata AAA Group cultivar baxijiao chromosome BXJ3-9, Cavendish_Baxijiao_AAA, whole genome shotgun sequence, a single genomic region encodes these proteins:
- the LOC135648612 gene encoding arabinogalactan protein 23-like, with product MEMKKIACAVLVAAASATAAFAAEAPAPSPTSASFAVAPAVGAVLGASVLSFFAFYLQ from the coding sequence ATGGAGATGAAGAAGATCGCCTGCGCCGTCCTCGTCGCCGCCGCTTCGGCAACTGCAGCCTTCGCTGCTGAAGCCCCCGCCCCTTCCCCCACCAGCGCCTCCTTCGCGGTTGCACCCGCTGTCGGAGCCGTGCTTGGGGCCTCCGTCCTCTCCTTCTTCGCCTTCTACTTGCAGTAG
- the LOC103997730 gene encoding large ribosomal subunit protein eL31, producing MVEKGTKWRKEVITREYTINLHKRLHGCTFKKKAPKAIKEIKKFAQKAMGTTDVRVDVKLNKHIWSRGIRSVPRRVRVRIARKRNDEEDAKEELFSLVTVAEVSQEGFKGLGTKVVDEAD from the exons ATGGTGGAGAAGGGCACCAAATGGAGGAAGGAGGTGATCACGAGGGAGTACACGATCAATCTCCATAAACGTTTACATGGATG CACATTCAAGAAGAAGGCTCCCAAGGCAATCAAGGAGATCAAAAAGTTTGCACAGAAGGCCATGGGTACCACAGATGTCAGGGTTGATGTGAAGCTCAACAAGCACATATGGAGCAGAGGGATTCGAAGCGTGCCAAGGCGAGTCCGGGTGAGAATTGCTCGAAAAAGGAACGATGAAGAGGATGCCAAAGAAGAGCTATTTTCTTTGGTCACAGTTGCCGAGGTCTCACAAGAGGGTTTCAAGGGATTGGGCACCAAGGTTGTTGATGAAGCAGACTAA
- the LOC135648611 gene encoding U-box domain-containing protein 4-like isoform X1, translating to MDLEAMDSRFDISGDESKVFELIEDLKSNSTDVQRAATAELRLLARHMENRMVIANCGAISLLVGLLHSTDPKTQENAVTALLNLSLSDNKIAIANANAIDPLIHVLKTGNPEAQENSAATLLSLSVTEENKLQIGRSGAIGPLVELLANGTLRGKKDAVSALYNLSTLRDNKLRIVQAGAMSHLVELMDPATGMVDKAVAVLANLASIPEGRNALGQDGGIFVLVEVVELGSARAKENAAAALLQLCKNSGRFCSLVLQEGAVPPLVALSQFGTPRAKEKARALLNCFQNQGYLHSGRR from the exons ATGGATTTAGAG GCCATGGATTCTAGGTTTGATATATCAGGTGATGAATCCAAAGTCTTTGAGCTGATTGAAGATTTGAAGAGTAATTCTACAGATGTGCAGAGAGCTGCTACAGCTGAGCTGCGTCTTCTTGCTAGACACATGGAAAATAGGATGGTGATTGCAAACTGTGGAGCTATAAGCTTGTTGGTTGGTCTGCTTCATTCAACAGATCCAAAGACTCAAGAAAATGCCGTGACAGCCCTTCTAAACTTGTCACTAAGTGACAATAAGATTGCCATTGCAAATGCCAATGCCATTGACCCTCTCATTCATGTGCTTAAGACAGGCAACCCTGAAGCACAAGAGAACTCAGCGGCAACATTACTTAGCCTTTCAGTAACTGAAGAAAACAAGCTTCAGATTGGACGGTCTGGTGCTATCGGACCTTTGGTAGAACTTTTAGCAAATGGAACTCTTCGAGGAAAGAAAGATGCAGTATCAGCATTATATAATTTGTCAACCTTGCGTGACAACAAGCTACGGATTGTGCAGGCTGGAGCCATGAGTCACTTGGTAGAGCTGATGGACCCAGCAACTGGTATGGTTGACAAGGCTGTGGCTGTTTTAGCAAACCTTGCAAGTATACCAGAAGGAAGAAATGCACTTGGTCAAGATGGTGGTATCTTTGTACTCGTGGAGGTTGTTGAATTGGGGTCTGCAAGAGCAAAAGAAAATGCTGCTGCAGCTTTGCTTCAGCTGTGTAAGAATAGTGGTAGATTTTGTAGTCTAGTTCTTCAGGAAGGTGCTGTGCCTCCATTGGTAGCATTGTCACAGTTTGGTACACCACGTGCTAAAGAGAAG GCTCGGGCTCTTCTAAACTGCTTCCAAAATCAAGGCTATCTCCACTCTGGGAGGAGGTGA
- the LOC135648611 gene encoding U-box domain-containing protein 4-like isoform X2, whose product MKMAMDSRFDISGDESKVFELIEDLKSNSTDVQRAATAELRLLARHMENRMVIANCGAISLLVGLLHSTDPKTQENAVTALLNLSLSDNKIAIANANAIDPLIHVLKTGNPEAQENSAATLLSLSVTEENKLQIGRSGAIGPLVELLANGTLRGKKDAVSALYNLSTLRDNKLRIVQAGAMSHLVELMDPATGMVDKAVAVLANLASIPEGRNALGQDGGIFVLVEVVELGSARAKENAAAALLQLCKNSGRFCSLVLQEGAVPPLVALSQFGTPRAKEKARALLNCFQNQGYLHSGRR is encoded by the exons ATGAAGATG GCCATGGATTCTAGGTTTGATATATCAGGTGATGAATCCAAAGTCTTTGAGCTGATTGAAGATTTGAAGAGTAATTCTACAGATGTGCAGAGAGCTGCTACAGCTGAGCTGCGTCTTCTTGCTAGACACATGGAAAATAGGATGGTGATTGCAAACTGTGGAGCTATAAGCTTGTTGGTTGGTCTGCTTCATTCAACAGATCCAAAGACTCAAGAAAATGCCGTGACAGCCCTTCTAAACTTGTCACTAAGTGACAATAAGATTGCCATTGCAAATGCCAATGCCATTGACCCTCTCATTCATGTGCTTAAGACAGGCAACCCTGAAGCACAAGAGAACTCAGCGGCAACATTACTTAGCCTTTCAGTAACTGAAGAAAACAAGCTTCAGATTGGACGGTCTGGTGCTATCGGACCTTTGGTAGAACTTTTAGCAAATGGAACTCTTCGAGGAAAGAAAGATGCAGTATCAGCATTATATAATTTGTCAACCTTGCGTGACAACAAGCTACGGATTGTGCAGGCTGGAGCCATGAGTCACTTGGTAGAGCTGATGGACCCAGCAACTGGTATGGTTGACAAGGCTGTGGCTGTTTTAGCAAACCTTGCAAGTATACCAGAAGGAAGAAATGCACTTGGTCAAGATGGTGGTATCTTTGTACTCGTGGAGGTTGTTGAATTGGGGTCTGCAAGAGCAAAAGAAAATGCTGCTGCAGCTTTGCTTCAGCTGTGTAAGAATAGTGGTAGATTTTGTAGTCTAGTTCTTCAGGAAGGTGCTGTGCCTCCATTGGTAGCATTGTCACAGTTTGGTACACCACGTGCTAAAGAGAAG GCTCGGGCTCTTCTAAACTGCTTCCAAAATCAAGGCTATCTCCACTCTGGGAGGAGGTGA
- the LOC135648387 gene encoding E3 ubiquitin-protein ligase makorin-like, whose translation MSKRILCKFFLHGACLKGEYCEFSHDWQDQPNNICTFYQKGVCSYGNRCRYDHVKVSRQQTSRPSSLNTASHVTSDFHQVTLPAVVSLTREYNPEPSTSVDVSAMSLAHTLPCKPAWTKAFEVDTSLNDESGPCPTYVSPADQPICGPTYVSPADQPICSFAASGKCPRGDRCPHIHGDLCSICGKHCLHPFRPDEREEHIKMCHKNNKHLEALKCSQEIECSVCLEHVLSKPTAAERKFGLLSECDHPFCISCIRNWRSNSPASGMDVNSALRACPICRKLSYFVIPSVIWYSTKEEKQEIVDSYKIKLKSIDCKYFDFGNGTCPFGTSCFYKHAYRDGRLEEVVLRHLDTEDGSTVIAKDIRLSDFFNGLHL comes from the exons ATGTCTAAGAG GATTCTTTGCAAGTTCTTTCTGCATGGAGCATGCTTAAAGGGGGAGTACTGTGAGTTTTCCCATGATTGGCAAGATCAGCCCAATAAT ATATGCACCTTCTACCAAAAAGGAGTGTGCTCTTATGGTAATCGATGCAGATATGACCATGTTAAAGTTTCTCGACAACAAACATCACGACCATCATCGTTAAACACTGCTTCTCATGTAACATCAGATTTTCATCAAGTTACTCTCCCTGCTGTAGTTTCTTTGACAAGAGAATATAATCCAGAACCAAGTACATCTGTAGATGTGTCAGCAATGAGCCTGGCTCATACATTGCCGTGTAAACCTGCCTGGACAAAAGCTTTTGAAGTTGATACTTCTTTAAACGATGAGAGTGGCCCTTGTCCTACATATGTTAGCCCTGCTGACCAACCAATCTGCGGTCCTACATATGTTAGCCCTGCTGACCAACCAATCTGCTCTTTTGCTGCTTCTGGAAAATGTCCTCGTGGAGATAGATGTCCTCACATTCATGGTGATTTGTGCTCCATTTGTGGAAAGCATTGCTTACACCCATTCCGTCCTGATGAAAGAGAGGAACATATAAAGATGTGTCATAAAAATAACAAGCACCTTGAAGCTTTGAAATGCAGTCAGGAGATAGAATGCAGTGTTTGTCTTGAACATGTACTTTCTAAACCCACCGCAGCTGAACGGAAGTTTGGGTTGCTTTCAGAGTGTGATCACCCATTCTGCATTTCTTGTATTCGAAATTGGCGTAGCAATTCTCCAGCATCGGGCATGGATGTCAACAGTGCATTAAGGGCCTGCCCAATATGTCGAAAGCTATCATACTTCGTCATCCCCAGTGTCATTTGGTATTCCACAAAGGAGGAGAAACAAGAGATAGTTGATAGCTACAAAATCAAGCTCAA GTCAATTGATTGCAAATATTTCGACTTTGGAAATGGGACTTGCCCATTTGGGACTAGTTGTTTCTACAAG CATGCTTATAGAGATGGTCGTCTAGAAGAAGTGGTACTACGCCATCTAGATACTGAAGATGGAAGCACCGTTATTGCCAAAGATATTAG GCTTTCCGACTTTTTCAATGGATTGCATCTCTAG